The following is a genomic window from Candidatus Thermoplasmatota archaeon.
TTCCTTGATATCACAGTACTCCCTTGATGTCCCTATGTTCGCATTAACCTTTACCCTCAAACCCTTGCCTATGCCAAGTGACTCCGGTGAATGAACTGGGTTAAAAGGAATAACAATATGGCCTGATGCAACCCTTCTCCGAACTGTTTCCAAATCTATCCTCTCATTTTTTGCAACCATCTTCATTTGCTCTGTAGTTTTTCCCAGTTTTGCTTCAGATATCTGTGTCATAAACAACCTCCCTTAATCAGATAACACTATTTTAATACTATCAAACAATTACCCATATATAACCTAGTATAGATACCTTTATAACTTGGTTTAATATTTGCGCCGAGAAAAACTAAGGTGGGAATAAATTATGATAAGCGCCTACATACTTATAACAATGCAACCAGGGAAAACAGATAAAGCAATAAAAGAAATGAGAAAAATCGAAAACATTGCAAAAATATCGGTTATCGCAGGGGAGTATGACATAGTTGTTCGTGCGCAGGTGAAAAACCTAGAGGAACTACTGGATGTGACAGATAAAATTCAGATGATAGATGGTGTAACTAAGACAACAACCCAGATTATAGAGAAAGAAATAACATTATCATGAGACTAGACCATGATAATAAGAAAAAAATACCTATTTTACACATTAGCTTTTACTTCTGCTTTTATTGCTGCAGCAGTCACAAGCCTCGACAGCTTTGTTGG
Proteins encoded in this region:
- a CDS encoding Lrp/AsnC ligand binding domain-containing protein, with protein sequence MISAYILITMQPGKTDKAIKEMRKIENIAKISVIAGEYDIVVRAQVKNLEELLDVTDKIQMIDGVTKTTTQIIEKEITLS